The following coding sequences are from one Halobacteriovorax sp. JY17 window:
- a CDS encoding S8 family serine peptidase — MKKMALGLGLLFSFSTLASTVAIIDSGTDLKHKELAPKAWINSVEIPNNNRDEDRNGYQDDINGWNFAESNNQIIDYKYLGTLNEDIRKFFVVQEKSMRGTATEEEKQWAREIVKDEAFIKRISIYGNFMHGTHVAGIAAKKADQAKILAVKLIPTEVKLPGQDKISKKDSFALKMFKKGLELLANQQAAMMEEIGYYVDGHKADVANGSFGTGYPQAMQITAMLYKTLFRKDPTPELNHELSIVFLEAAVRENARLVEAAPNTLFVFAAGNDGLDNDKFPTSPTNIQSDNVISVAATMGRLAIAPFSNYGKGMVDVAAPGVGILSTAPGDEYVKVSGTSQAAPYVANIAARVKDANPSLAPVDIKKIIMGTVDYKNYLTDKVVTGGLVNTGRAVQAGILSNTRSVEDSISTSREQVADVIVDGNLKSLPSMGEAFVLPLPSMFKF, encoded by the coding sequence ATGAAGAAAATGGCCCTAGGACTCGGTCTTTTATTTTCATTTAGTACATTAGCTTCGACTGTTGCCATTATCGATTCTGGTACAGATCTAAAGCACAAAGAGCTTGCTCCAAAAGCATGGATCAATTCTGTTGAAATCCCAAATAATAATAGAGATGAAGATAGAAATGGTTATCAAGATGATATCAATGGTTGGAACTTCGCTGAAAGTAATAACCAAATTATTGATTACAAATATCTTGGAACTCTAAACGAAGACATCAGAAAATTCTTTGTTGTTCAAGAGAAAAGTATGAGAGGAACTGCGACTGAAGAAGAAAAGCAGTGGGCAAGAGAAATTGTTAAAGATGAAGCTTTTATCAAGAGAATTTCTATTTACGGTAACTTCATGCATGGAACTCACGTTGCTGGTATCGCTGCAAAGAAAGCTGATCAAGCAAAAATTCTTGCAGTAAAACTTATCCCAACTGAAGTGAAGCTTCCGGGACAAGATAAGATTTCTAAGAAAGATAGTTTTGCTCTTAAAATGTTTAAGAAAGGTCTAGAGCTTCTTGCGAATCAACAAGCGGCAATGATGGAAGAGATTGGTTACTATGTAGACGGACATAAGGCCGACGTAGCTAACGGATCGTTTGGAACTGGTTATCCACAGGCCATGCAAATCACAGCAATGCTTTATAAGACTCTCTTTAGAAAAGACCCAACTCCTGAGCTTAATCATGAGTTAAGTATTGTTTTTCTAGAGGCTGCTGTTAGAGAGAACGCTAGATTAGTTGAAGCTGCTCCAAATACTCTATTCGTCTTTGCTGCTGGTAACGACGGACTTGATAATGACAAGTTCCCAACTTCTCCAACAAATATTCAATCTGATAATGTTATTTCTGTTGCCGCAACAATGGGAAGACTTGCTATCGCTCCTTTTTCTAACTACGGAAAGGGAATGGTTGATGTTGCAGCTCCTGGTGTAGGAATTCTTTCTACGGCTCCAGGTGATGAGTATGTTAAAGTTTCTGGAACTTCACAAGCGGCACCATATGTTGCAAATATCGCTGCGAGAGTAAAAGATGCTAACCCATCACTTGCTCCTGTTGATATTAAGAAGATCATCATGGGAACTGTTGATTACAAGAACTACCTAACTGATAAAGTTGTAACTGGTGGTCTTGTAAATACAGGGCGTGCTGTTCAGGCCGGAATTCTTTCAAATACAAGAAGTGTTGAAGACTCAATCTCTACTTCAAGAGAGCAAGTTGCAGACGTTATTGTAGACGGAAATCTTAAGTCACTTCCTTCAATGGGAGAGGCATTTGTTCTTCCGCTACCTTCAATGTTTAAATTCTAA
- a CDS encoding TolC family protein: MESIIGMSNSTKEVGASKGSWGDPMFKVAAKNFPKDSLKRDETPMTGVEFGISQKISLTNKYGVIEDSFRELSKSYEFEAGDLKRRLTRSLWEILILKRKTNEEREILKENLLWLEKILKVSKKLYVNGKTSQQAILEIQIRKSEVEIQLNSREFELLKIKNGLKYLLGEKFSRIKEGTIPWHILNKENKESKDFKELSLQSKVQAKDLALSAANKDYIPDITFSLGYTKRSDIDGRGDFVGASVSFPLPFSGDKYSKKGSAVFEKYTAKKEFENYEKKKNRDSEILKYEISKAEKDLFILNSKMIKFAKNSRAITSKSYGLGNSSYLELLQSELKLQNILILKSDLLSKRDSFKVALKYTLGEKLSE, encoded by the coding sequence GTGGAATCTATAATAGGGATGTCAAACTCTACGAAAGAGGTAGGCGCTTCAAAGGGATCATGGGGTGATCCCATGTTTAAGGTCGCCGCGAAGAATTTTCCAAAAGACTCTTTAAAGAGAGATGAAACTCCTATGACAGGAGTTGAGTTTGGTATATCTCAAAAAATATCTCTTACAAATAAGTATGGAGTAATTGAAGACTCTTTTAGAGAGCTTTCTAAATCCTATGAGTTCGAAGCGGGGGACTTAAAAAGAAGGCTTACAAGGTCTCTTTGGGAGATTCTTATTTTAAAGAGAAAGACAAATGAAGAAAGAGAAATCTTAAAAGAAAATCTTCTCTGGTTAGAAAAGATTCTTAAAGTAAGTAAGAAGCTCTATGTGAATGGTAAAACTTCTCAACAAGCTATTCTAGAAATTCAAATAAGAAAGTCTGAAGTTGAGATTCAATTAAATAGTAGAGAGTTTGAACTCTTAAAAATTAAAAATGGTCTTAAGTATCTCTTAGGAGAAAAGTTCTCACGAATTAAAGAAGGAACAATCCCTTGGCATATTTTGAATAAAGAGAACAAAGAGAGTAAAGACTTTAAGGAACTCTCTCTACAATCTAAGGTTCAAGCAAAGGATCTCGCTCTCTCCGCTGCTAATAAAGACTATATTCCCGATATTACCTTCTCTCTAGGTTATACTAAGAGATCTGATATCGATGGGCGGGGAGATTTTGTTGGGGCCTCGGTGAGCTTTCCACTTCCATTTTCTGGAGATAAGTATTCCAAGAAAGGAAGTGCTGTTTTTGAAAAGTATACAGCGAAGAAAGAATTTGAAAATTATGAGAAAAAGAAAAATAGAGATTCCGAAATCTTAAAGTATGAAATAAGTAAGGCTGAAAAAGATCTCTTTATTTTAAACTCTAAGATGATTAAATTTGCAAAGAATTCTAGAGCGATTACTTCTAAGTCCTACGGTCTTGGAAACTCTAGCTATCTTGAGCTTCTTCAGTCGGAATTAAAATTACAAAATATACTCATATTAAAGAGTGACCTTCTCTCAAAGAGGGATTCATTTAAAGTCGCTTTAAAATATACGTTAGGGGAAAAGCTCAGTGAATAA
- a CDS encoding efflux RND transporter periplasmic adaptor subunit, with product MNKLIYCLFLILFLGCSKSETPMESKASSSKVSSYYTCSMHPSVKESKPGKCPICHMNLTKVEVEESSHENHLHSEEAPKAVVWQCKDHPEVKSEVEEECPIDGTMMVRVHNSNASAVVASVKLRKAQLGHFKPSYFPVTSMLMTKKVRLLGSVLQSEEKESSIPARIGGRVEKVYVKSTGSFVKEGDPVVDIYSPKLITAGEEYLLARDSSKNSKSREFKEMVSQTEERLKLWGIRSEQYESWYKQKKVPKKITIFSNTTGIVRKRNASVGSYFKEGQNFFDLSDLSDVWVEMDVYEREATLVEIGQKVELEFTSLPGEFVTGVIDFINPVLDSKSRTLKVRATIKNSSGKLKPGMIANAVLKIDLRGSPLVVPRSAIIDTGKRKVVWVKVSDKEFRAKTISSGFESDGYVEIKDGLKEGEEVVIEGNFLLDAQAQLFGGYEEMSDL from the coding sequence GTGAATAAATTAATCTATTGCCTATTTCTCATATTATTTCTTGGGTGCTCTAAGAGTGAAACTCCTATGGAGAGTAAGGCTTCGTCCAGTAAGGTCTCTAGCTATTACACGTGTTCTATGCACCCTAGTGTTAAAGAAAGTAAACCTGGTAAGTGCCCTATCTGTCATATGAATTTAACTAAGGTTGAAGTAGAAGAATCTTCTCATGAAAATCACTTACATAGTGAGGAAGCTCCAAAGGCCGTGGTATGGCAGTGTAAAGACCACCCAGAAGTTAAGAGTGAAGTAGAGGAAGAGTGCCCAATTGATGGGACAATGATGGTGAGAGTCCATAATTCTAACGCTTCGGCAGTAGTTGCTAGTGTAAAACTTAGAAAGGCCCAGCTAGGTCACTTCAAACCGTCGTACTTTCCTGTGACAAGTATGTTGATGACAAAGAAGGTGAGGTTACTTGGCTCTGTTCTTCAATCAGAAGAGAAAGAGAGTAGTATTCCTGCACGAATTGGTGGAAGGGTTGAAAAAGTCTATGTGAAGTCCACAGGAAGTTTTGTGAAGGAAGGTGATCCTGTTGTAGATATTTACAGTCCTAAACTCATCACTGCTGGCGAGGAGTATCTACTGGCAAGGGATAGTTCTAAGAATTCTAAAAGTCGTGAGTTCAAAGAAATGGTCTCTCAAACTGAGGAGAGATTGAAGCTCTGGGGAATTCGATCGGAACAATATGAATCTTGGTATAAACAGAAGAAGGTTCCAAAGAAGATTACAATTTTTTCAAATACAACAGGAATAGTAAGAAAGAGAAATGCTTCTGTTGGAAGCTATTTTAAGGAAGGGCAAAACTTCTTTGATCTCTCTGATCTCTCTGATGTGTGGGTAGAGATGGATGTCTATGAGAGAGAGGCAACACTTGTAGAAATAGGACAGAAAGTAGAGCTTGAGTTTACTTCTCTTCCTGGTGAGTTTGTTACCGGAGTCATCGACTTTATAAATCCTGTTCTCGACTCTAAGTCTAGAACATTAAAGGTTAGAGCAACTATTAAAAACTCAAGTGGAAAATTAAAACCTGGAATGATTGCGAATGCTGTTTTAAAAATAGATTTAAGAGGTTCACCTCTAGTGGTTCCAAGAAGTGCCATTATCGATACGGGAAAGAGAAAAGTTGTCTGGGTTAAAGTAAGCGATAAGGAATTTAGAGCAAAGACTATCTCTTCGGGGTTTGAATCTGATGGCTATGTAGAAATAAAAGACGGATTAAAGGAAGGAGAAGAAGTTGTAATTGAAGGTAACTTCCTTCTCGATGCACAAGCGCAACTCTTTGGGGGTTATGAAGAGATGAGTGATCTATGA